The following proteins are encoded in a genomic region of Candidatus Diapherotrites archaeon:
- a CDS encoding alkaline phosphatase family protein, translating to MVEMPEKNFAKKRVLIFGIDGATWKIISPLIEQGTLQNFRRMIVEGASGNLFCPDPVLSPVAWTTLATGVPKEIHGISDFGGKDEEGNETLYNSKNVNTNTLWEIVEGNGRNAVVINWPYTWPVNEKLGSTVVPGIAYVPGRKVIVHPKEGLALKIRQAVFTAKGKFLRGLLKKRFPEGLDEQDFPLPPIVRHFFKADEWDFFGVCWQSANVIQHNHWKHFEPQFFGVSKQEAEKFVDKIPAAYIALDNFLGEILKGAGENTTIIVLSDHGFGRSDFHAYSKIRPSLFFRWNIFLQKLGLLDFFPPDYNPVVHVNQEIDWQKTKAYFKNDFENGVCGVSINLAGREEHGIVSQKDFAQEKKKIIPLLESAVFPATGQKIFSSVRENPNPGKGAPDIIAELEPGLPDCEASIKEDFLCGEVSVEGKSLGKCFSTKIRWTANHSNKGIFIIRGKGVKKGFKADFKNMDIAPTALYCMGLAIPTYFQGKVLDVFSEEWLASNPVKKANIGADQFKPGKSEKKASSKEEEEVWEELRKMGYAV from the coding sequence TTGGTTGAAATGCCAGAAAAGAATTTCGCAAAAAAAAGGGTGCTGATTTTCGGCATCGACGGCGCCACATGGAAAATAATCTCGCCGCTCATTGAACAGGGAACGCTTCAAAATTTCCGGCGCATGATTGTGGAGGGAGCTTCAGGCAACCTTTTCTGCCCGGATCCCGTGCTTTCACCCGTCGCCTGGACAACCCTTGCTACGGGCGTGCCCAAGGAAATCCACGGAATATCCGATTTCGGAGGCAAGGACGAGGAAGGGAACGAAACCCTTTACAACAGCAAGAACGTGAACACAAACACGCTTTGGGAAATCGTCGAGGGAAACGGACGCAATGCGGTCGTAATCAACTGGCCTTACACCTGGCCCGTCAACGAAAAGCTCGGGTCGACGGTTGTGCCGGGCATAGCCTACGTTCCCGGCAGGAAAGTCATAGTCCATCCAAAGGAAGGCCTTGCCCTGAAAATCAGGCAGGCGGTTTTCACTGCCAAGGGAAAATTTTTGCGCGGCCTGCTAAAAAAAAGGTTTCCTGAAGGCCTTGACGAGCAGGACTTTCCCCTTCCCCCCATTGTCAGGCATTTTTTCAAGGCCGATGAATGGGATTTTTTCGGCGTCTGCTGGCAGTCCGCGAACGTGATACAGCACAACCACTGGAAGCATTTCGAGCCGCAATTTTTCGGGGTTTCAAAGCAGGAAGCGGAAAAATTTGTGGACAAAATTCCCGCGGCCTACATTGCATTGGACAACTTTTTGGGCGAAATCCTGAAAGGCGCGGGAGAAAACACCACAATCATTGTCCTGTCCGACCATGGTTTCGGCAGGAGCGATTTCCACGCTTACTCAAAAATCCGGCCAAGTCTCTTTTTTCGCTGGAACATCTTTTTGCAGAAACTCGGCCTTCTGGACTTTTTCCCGCCGGACTATAATCCCGTGGTGCATGTCAACCAGGAAATAGACTGGCAGAAAACGAAAGCGTATTTCAAGAACGATTTCGAGAATGGCGTTTGCGGCGTTTCAATAAACCTTGCCGGAAGGGAAGAGCACGGCATTGTAAGCCAAAAGGATTTCGCGCAGGAAAAGAAAAAAATAATCCCCCTGCTTGAAAGCGCGGTTTTCCCCGCCACAGGCCAGAAAATATTTTCCTCGGTGCGCGAAAACCCCAATCCGGGCAAAGGCGCGCCGGACATAATAGCCGAACTTGAACCCGGCCTGCCCGACTGCGAGGCCTCTATCAAGGAAGACTTCCTGTGCGGCGAAGTTTCGGTTGAAGGCAAAAGCCTCGGCAAATGCTTTTCCACCAAAATCAGGTGGACAGCAAACCATTCCAACAAGGGCATTTTCATCATCCGCGGAAAAGGCGTGAAAAAAGGCTTCAAGGCGGATTTCAAAAACATGGACATCGCACCGACAGCACTTTACTGCATGGGCCTTGCGATTCCGACCTATTTCCAGGGAAAGGTCCTGGACGTGTTTTCGGAGGAATGGCTCGCCTCGAATCCCGTGAAAAAAGCCAACATCGGCGCCGACCAGTTCAAGCCCGGCAAATCCGAAAAGAAGGCTTCAAGCAAGGAGGAAGAGGAAGTCTGGGAAGAGCTGAGAAAAATGGGGTACGCGGTCTGA
- a CDS encoding DNA repair exonuclease: protein MKIGFFSDTHFGFGEKTERFQETFRQAGNALRILAEQGVDLIVVPGDIFDSELPSPETIFGAMKVFSLAKEFPSTGVSLSIEKNGGSRTIHSQGIPVIAIFGNHEFRGKDRKSALELLEAAGLLSVSHASKILASKGGEETVLHCIGSVPDRKARDVFALWNPQPENGKTNILVMHQSVAELLPFESDDIATLSFADLKKGFDLVVNGHIHWNHWHEEQGFRFLIPGSIIITQMKKLESEKPKQVFVFDTKTKAISSVPLPDQRKFFYEKISFENARPEQVVSAVRAGLEKIFSQDFADKPLVRIKLAGTLAKGISVSDVAVENALKGFEAKAIFSVDRDFALASFRSRIEELRKNQLEKKSVSALGLDLLEKNLEEAGFDKGIDVRQLFRLLEENDIDGAISFVQRAYEKKLA, encoded by the coding sequence ATGAAAATCGGCTTTTTTTCCGACACGCATTTCGGTTTCGGCGAAAAAACCGAGCGCTTCCAGGAAACATTCCGGCAGGCAGGCAATGCCCTGCGCATTCTTGCGGAACAGGGCGTTGACTTGATTGTCGTGCCGGGCGACATTTTCGATTCCGAGCTTCCTTCGCCTGAAACAATTTTCGGGGCGATGAAGGTTTTTTCGCTTGCAAAGGAATTCCCTTCAACCGGAGTCTCGCTTTCCATTGAAAAAAACGGCGGCAGCAGAACCATTCACTCGCAGGGCATTCCGGTAATCGCGATTTTCGGAAACCACGAGTTCAGGGGCAAGGACAGGAAAAGCGCCCTGGAACTGCTTGAGGCGGCAGGCCTTCTGTCCGTAAGCCATGCGTCGAAAATCCTCGCGTCGAAAGGCGGCGAGGAAACAGTGCTGCACTGCATAGGCTCCGTGCCGGACAGGAAGGCGAGGGATGTCTTTGCATTGTGGAACCCGCAGCCGGAAAATGGGAAAACAAACATTCTTGTCATGCACCAGTCCGTTGCGGAACTCCTGCCGTTCGAATCCGATGACATTGCAACCCTTTCCTTTGCCGACCTGAAAAAGGGCTTTGACCTTGTGGTCAACGGCCACATACACTGGAACCATTGGCATGAAGAGCAGGGCTTCAGGTTCCTCATTCCCGGTTCGATAATAATCACGCAGATGAAAAAGCTTGAAAGCGAAAAGCCGAAGCAGGTTTTCGTCTTTGACACCAAAACAAAGGCGATTTCTTCAGTGCCCCTGCCGGACCAGAGAAAATTCTTTTACGAGAAGATTTCTTTCGAGAACGCCCGGCCCGAACAGGTTGTTTCCGCCGTCCGTGCCGGCTTGGAAAAAATCTTTTCCCAAGACTTTGCGGACAAGCCCCTTGTGAGGATCAAGCTTGCCGGCACGCTTGCCAAAGGCATTTCGGTTTCAGACGTTGCGGTTGAAAACGCATTGAAAGGGTTCGAGGCAAAGGCGATTTTTTCGGTCGACAGGGACTTTGCATTGGCATCGTTCAGGTCAAGAATCGAGGAACTGCGCAAAAACCAGCTGGAAAAAAAATCTGTTTCCGCGCTCGGCTTGGACCTCCTGGAAAAAAACCTTGAGGAAGCCGGCTTTGACAAGGGCATCGATGTGAGGCAGCTTTTCAGGCTGCTTGAGGAAAACGACATTGACGGCGCCATAAGCTTTGTCCAGCGGGCATATGAAAAAAAGCTGGCTTAG
- a CDS encoding CoA-binding protein: MNENIRHMEKLFAPKSVAVIGASEQRGSVGRALLENFINSDFRNRVFAVNPFHESILGLKAFKSVKDIPQEVELAVIAVPAKFVPQALKECAEKNVANAIIISAGFSEIGEKALTAKLEKIIADNPETRVLGPNCFGVFDGKSRLNTTFSETKRTRLPQPGNVSFISQSGALGVAILDWMSTQNFGISKFVSYGNAMGIDESDLLEYLDYDKGTKVIAMYIEGAKHGRKFFEIAKTVCRKTPIVALKGGVSEQTHKATASHTGSLAGSAEVYRALFRQTGIIQANDMLELFSFAKILAGEPLPNGSRTLIITNGGGYGIISADSVIGNGLQLAKLGPESVERLRKAFPDRVTIANPLDLVGDAGRERYAVAIETALKDKNVDIVMVLVLFNTPAIDESIVEELVGWKKKAKKPLTVVSVGSEFTEEMMKRLEQGGIVTFRYPNVAARALKALADFAEFRRENNGKSSAKAGQN; this comes from the coding sequence TTGAACGAAAACATCCGGCACATGGAAAAGCTGTTCGCGCCGAAAAGCGTTGCGGTCATCGGAGCAAGCGAACAGCGCGGCAGTGTTGGCAGGGCATTGCTGGAAAACTTCATAAACTCGGATTTCAGGAACAGGGTTTTTGCAGTCAACCCGTTCCATGAAAGCATTCTCGGCCTGAAGGCATTCAAAAGCGTGAAGGACATTCCGCAGGAAGTCGAATTGGCGGTCATTGCAGTGCCCGCAAAGTTTGTTCCGCAGGCGTTGAAGGAGTGCGCGGAAAAAAATGTTGCGAACGCCATAATCATCAGCGCCGGGTTTTCAGAAATAGGCGAAAAGGCGCTTACAGCCAAACTTGAAAAAATAATCGCCGACAACCCGGAGACGCGCGTTCTCGGCCCGAATTGCTTTGGCGTTTTCGACGGCAAGAGCCGGCTTAATACCACTTTTTCGGAAACAAAGAGGACAAGGCTTCCCCAGCCAGGCAATGTCTCATTCATAAGCCAGTCCGGCGCGCTTGGGGTTGCGATTCTTGACTGGATGTCGACACAGAATTTCGGCATAAGCAAGTTCGTTTCGTACGGCAATGCCATGGGCATAGACGAATCCGACCTTCTCGAATACCTCGACTACGACAAGGGCACGAAGGTAATTGCCATGTACATCGAGGGCGCAAAGCATGGCAGGAAATTTTTTGAAATCGCGAAAACCGTGTGCAGGAAAACCCCGATTGTCGCGTTGAAGGGCGGAGTCAGCGAGCAGACGCACAAGGCAACCGCTTCGCATACCGGCAGCCTTGCGGGAAGCGCGGAAGTCTACCGCGCATTGTTCAGGCAGACCGGAATAATCCAGGCAAACGACATGCTCGAACTGTTCAGTTTCGCAAAAATCCTTGCTGGCGAGCCGTTGCCGAACGGCAGCAGAACGCTCATCATAACGAATGGCGGCGGCTACGGCATAATTTCCGCGGACAGCGTGATTGGCAACGGCCTGCAGTTGGCGAAGCTTGGCCCCGAAAGCGTTGAACGACTGAGGAAAGCGTTTCCCGACCGGGTGACTATTGCCAATCCCCTTGACCTGGTCGGCGACGCGGGCAGGGAAAGGTATGCCGTTGCGATTGAAACCGCGCTGAAGGACAAAAACGTGGACATTGTAATGGTGCTGGTGCTGTTCAACACTCCCGCAATCGATGAAAGCATTGTCGAAGAGTTGGTTGGATGGAAAAAAAAGGCGAAAAAGCCGCTCACAGTGGTGTCTGTCGGCTCGGAATTCACTGAAGAGATGATGAAAAGGCTCGAACAGGGCGGCATCGTAACCTTCCGCTATCCGAATGTCGCGGCAAGGGCGCTGAAGGCGCTCGCCGACTTCGCGGAATTCAGGCGCGAAAACAACGGCAAGTCCTCGGCCAAGGCCGGCCAGAACTGA
- a CDS encoding sulfatase-like hydrolase/transferase: protein MQEKPNVILILLDGVRLERTELLPEFKKLAQNGTYFGNSITYSPSTIPSMHAVLSGMNGRKNGVDNYFGTLQFRKDRVFTLAQYLKEKGYRTEAEIANKLIMPFQGFDNAVVHDYEKDAKQKAAHLQMLERLADAKQPFFVFYQFDEIRQILTKNVMKKFDDFSPELFENKEKNVRQYDEYLKDCDAYIREMWALIRRKGLDKNSLIIFFSDHGIGLGDRVGEKVYGSFCYDYTLRTFMLFISPDNRFPAKKIPSQVRLIDLMPTVLEYLGISAKSGFEKMDGESLLPLVEGREKGDRIAFSETGGLGGPTPSPKAPNVKSIRTGKWKLIYNSTLKKRELFDLENDPQEKENLSGKGLAIENELWEKLAGNT from the coding sequence ATGCAAGAAAAACCAAATGTAATCCTCATCCTGCTTGACGGTGTCAGGCTTGAGCGCACCGAGCTTCTGCCTGAATTCAAAAAGCTCGCGCAGAATGGAACGTATTTCGGCAACTCAATAACCTATTCGCCTTCAACCATTCCTTCAATGCATGCAGTGCTTTCCGGCATGAACGGCAGGAAAAACGGAGTCGACAACTATTTCGGCACCCTGCAATTCAGGAAAGACAGGGTTTTCACGTTAGCGCAATACCTGAAAGAAAAAGGCTACCGCACAGAAGCCGAAATAGCGAACAAGCTGATAATGCCCTTCCAGGGATTCGACAATGCAGTGGTGCACGACTACGAAAAGGACGCAAAGCAGAAAGCCGCGCATTTGCAGATGCTTGAACGGCTTGCGGACGCGAAACAGCCTTTTTTCGTTTTCTACCAGTTCGACGAAATCAGGCAGATTCTCACTAAAAACGTCATGAAAAAGTTCGATGACTTTTCACCCGAGCTGTTCGAAAACAAGGAAAAGAACGTCAGGCAATACGACGAGTACCTGAAAGACTGCGACGCTTACATAAGGGAAATGTGGGCGCTCATCCGGCGGAAAGGCCTGGACAAGAACTCGCTCATAATTTTTTTCTCCGACCACGGCATCGGCCTCGGCGACAGGGTCGGGGAAAAAGTTTACGGCAGTTTCTGCTATGACTACACGCTCAGGACGTTCATGCTTTTCATTTCGCCCGACAATAGGTTTCCTGCAAAAAAAATCCCTTCGCAGGTGCGCCTGATTGACCTGATGCCCACGGTTCTCGAATATTTGGGCATTTCCGCAAAAAGCGGCTTTGAAAAAATGGACGGCGAAAGCCTGCTGCCATTGGTTGAAGGCAGGGAAAAAGGCGACCGCATTGCGTTTTCCGAAACCGGCGGCCTCGGCGGGCCAACCCCTTCGCCGAAAGCGCCGAACGTGAAATCAATCCGCACCGGCAAATGGAAACTCATCTACAATTCGACTCTGAAAAAACGCGAACTGTTCGACCTTGAAAACGACCCGCAGGAAAAAGAAAACCTGTCAGGAAAAGGCCTTGCAATCGAAAACGAGCTGTGGGAAAAGCTTGCCGGGAATACCTGA
- a CDS encoding HAD-IA family hydrolase yields the protein MKLKAVIFDLDDTLWKTCHVSYERHVIMAKKLGLRVPEKEEFRSIWGMTWEREVATLWPGQPFESYREAYIREFEGDEYPLHEGANEAIAFAKRKKLFAGIVTSRDRQSIAPRSKQNGFRLDLFDFVFAADDTNVHKPDPKVFEQPLKLLREKGVSAEETLYVGDLAIDYLAAKGNNMQFVAVLSGFAGKKDFVKAGLGKDKMLPGVSSLPNFLLKNGWL from the coding sequence ATGAAGCTGAAAGCAGTGATCTTCGACCTGGACGACACGCTGTGGAAAACGTGCCACGTCTCGTACGAGCGGCACGTCATAATGGCGAAAAAGCTCGGCTTGCGCGTTCCGGAAAAAGAGGAATTCAGGTCAATCTGGGGCATGACATGGGAGCGGGAGGTCGCGACCCTGTGGCCGGGCCAGCCGTTCGAATCGTACCGCGAAGCCTACATCCGGGAATTCGAGGGTGACGAATATCCTTTACATGAAGGGGCAAACGAGGCAATCGCTTTTGCAAAGCGGAAAAAGCTGTTCGCGGGCATAGTGACTTCGCGTGACAGGCAGTCGATTGCCCCGCGCTCGAAACAGAACGGCTTCAGGTTGGACTTATTCGATTTTGTTTTCGCGGCCGATGACACCAATGTGCACAAGCCTGACCCAAAGGTTTTCGAACAGCCGCTCAAATTGTTAAGGGAAAAAGGCGTTTCCGCAGAGGAAACGCTTTACGTCGGCGACCTCGCCATAGACTACCTTGCCGCAAAAGGCAACAACATGCAGTTTGTCGCAGTGCTTTCAGGCTTTGCCGGGAAAAAAGACTTTGTTAAGGCGGGGCTAGGCAAAGACAAGATGTTGCCCGGCGTTTCTTCCCTTCCGAATTTCCTGCTGAAGAACGGGTGGCTGTGA